From Gemmatimonadota bacterium:
GTATACCGTGCACCGCCTGATTCTCGCACTGGCCCTGACGGCGATACCTGGCACTGCGACCGGCCAGACCGCCGAACGCCCGCGGGCGCGCGACCTGGGCATCACGGTCGGCATCTTCCCGCCAGGAGAGCACAACGCGATTACGGATGTGGCTGGGGTTCGTGTGGGCCACACCACGGTGTCCGACGGCGTCTCCGTTCAAACCGGCGTTACCGCAATCCTACCGCACGGCGGCAACCCCTACTTCAGCCGGGTTCCGGCCGCGATCCACGTGGGCAACGGCTTCGGCAAGCTGCTCGGCGTGACGCAGGTGCGCGAGCTCGGCGAGATGGAGACGCCGATCCTGCTCACGTGCACGCTGTGCGTCTGGAAGGCGGCCGACGCGATGGTCGAGTGGATGCTCGCCCTCGACGGGATGGAGAACGTGCGCTCGCTCAACGCGCTGGTGGGCGAAACGAACGACGGTGGGCTGAACGACATCCGCTCCCGGCCCATTACCGCGGAGCACGTCGTGCAGGCGCTCGAGTCAGCGAGCGGCGGTCCGGTCGAAGAGGGTGCGGTGGGTGCCGGCGCCGGTACGAGCGCCTTCGGCTGGAAGGGCGGGATCGGCACGAGCAGCCGGGTGCTGCCCCAGAGCCTGGGCGGCTATACGGTCGGTGTGCTGGTGCAGTCCAACCACGGCGGCATCCTGCAGATCAATGGGGCGCCAGTAGGCATCGAACTGGGTCGTTATCCGTACGCCGACCAGGTCGGCGACCCGGACGACTCCGATCCCCAGGCCGACGACTACGATCCACGGGCCACCGTCTACGATCTTCAGGTGGACGAGCAGGAGTGGGGTTCGATCATGATGGTGGTGGCGACCGACGCGCCGCTGTCCGACCGCAGCCTCGAACGGCTAGCGCGCCGGGCGATCATGGGACTCGCCCGCACAGGCTCGTTCGCGAGCAATGGCTCAGGCGACTACGTGATCGCCTTTTCCACGGCCAACGGGGTCCGACGCTCGCCGACCGGCGGAGTACACTCCATCGACGACCTCGCGAACAGCAGTATCTCTCCGCTCTTCGAGGCGACCGTAGAAGCGACCGAAGAGGCGATCTACAACTCGCTCTTCAAGGCCGTCACCGTCACCAGCAACGGCCGCACCGTAGAGGCGCTGCCGATCGAAGAAACTCTGGAGATCCTCAGGCGCTACGGAGCGATCCGCTGAGCACGGCGGGCCCGTCGGACTTCGACTGGTCGGTCCGGTCCGAGATCTACCGCGTCTTCAGGGAGACCGGTGCGTCGCCCTCCCTCGAGCAGCTGGCCTCTTCCGTCGGCGCCTCGCCCGAGCAGATCACCGTCTCCTTGACAGTGCTTTACGACGCCCACGAGATCGCGCCGACGCCGGACGGAAGTGGTGTGTGGATGGCAAACCCCTTCTCGGGCGTCGAGACCGAATACCCGGTCGAGACGCCGCACATGACGTGCTACGCCAACTGCGCGTGGGACGCCCTCGGAGTACCGGCGATTCTGGGCACCGACGGGTGGACACGCACGCGGTGTCAGGAGAGTGGCGTCCCGATGGAATTCGGGGTCCGTGACGGGCAGCTCGCAGGAGACGACGGAGTGATCCACCTGGTCGCTCCGCCTCGGCACGCCTGGCTCGACATCGGCTTCACCTGACGCACCTACCTGGCCTTCCGGTCGGAAGCGGACGTCGATGCCTGGCTGGAGCGCACGGGTCATCCGCGGGGAGCGACGGTCGACCTGGCTCAGATGTGGGCGCTCGTGCAGCTCTGGTATGCGGAGCGGCTTGCTTCCGAGTGGCGTGGCCGTAGCGCTGAAGCAAGCCAGGCGATCATGGACGCGGTCGGCTTGAGGAGGGAGTTCTGGCGGCTGCTGTGAGGGTGCGGCGGCCTACGGCAGAATAATTGGCTCCGGTCGAGAATACGTATCTCTTGATACAGAAGATACGTATGAGTAGGTCGCTCGCTTTCTCCATCTGGTGGATCCAGCTCGGTATCGGGCCCGAGCCCAAGGTGCTCTAACCGAACCGCACGAACTCGTCTTCTAGCGCCTGCGTCCATTCGCGGCCGAGACCGGCGTCCCGGGCGGTCGGCGCCCAGAGCGCGAGGGAGTCCAAGACCCGCTCGATGATCTCGCGCCCGCCGTGCGGCACATCGAACCGTGCGCCCACCTCGAGCAGATCGTTCCGTGTGAAATCGATGTGCT
This genomic window contains:
- a CDS encoding P1 family peptidase gives rise to the protein MPVPEKSSSPPCCITRCCWPSCSSTPFAFRRYTVHRLILALALTAIPGTATGQTAERPRARDLGITVGIFPPGEHNAITDVAGVRVGHTTVSDGVSVQTGVTAILPHGGNPYFSRVPAAIHVGNGFGKLLGVTQVRELGEMETPILLTCTLCVWKAADAMVEWMLALDGMENVRSLNALVGETNDGGLNDIRSRPITAEHVVQALESASGGPVEEGAVGAGAGTSAFGWKGGIGTSSRVLPQSLGGYTVGVLVQSNHGGILQINGAPVGIELGRYPYADQVGDPDDSDPQADDYDPRATVYDLQVDEQEWGSIMMVVATDAPLSDRSLERLARRAIMGLARTGSFASNGSGDYVIAFSTANGVRRSPTGGVHSIDDLANSSISPLFEATVEATEEAIYNSLFKAVTVTSNGRTVEALPIEETLEILRRYGAIR